The Rhodothermales bacterium DNA segment ACCGCCGCCCATATCGTCCCCTACGGCAACATGTTGCCGGGCTCGGGCGCGGTCGTCCTACTCGACGGCACCTCCGCCGGACGCATGGTCCTCGCCTCGGATGTGTCGATGTTCTTCCAGTTCGACGGCGCACGACGGGTGTACCCCGCCACGCCGATGGGCGTCATGGCGAAATTCCGCCAGCTCTACCGCGAAGCCGAGCGCCGGCAACACATGGAGACGCTCTATGCCTCCAGCGCGCGCGGCATCGCGCGGCCAGCGTACGACCCCGTCCACTACGCCTTCTTCCCGGTCATCGCTGGCGAGAAACCGGTGTTTATCTACGCCGATAACGCACTCGAAATCTACCGCGCCCTCCGCCTCCAGCAGGCCCTCGGGTTCAAGATCATGATCGGCGGCCTCTACCAGGCGTTCGACGCCCTCGACCAGCTCGCCGCCGCGAACGTCCCGCTCTTTCTCACCCTGAAACTCCCGAACGACGTTCCGGACTCGGGCAAGAAGGACAGCGTGCTCACCACCGACTCTACCCCCCACTCCGCCGGTTTCAACCCGAACTTCCGCACCACCTCGTACGGCGAAGTGGCCGCCGAGACCCAAAACCTCGCCGCCCGCCAGGCCATCTTCCGCCAGCAGTACATCCAGACGGCTGCCGACCTCCACGAAGCCGGCCTCCGGTTCGGCTTTACCACAAAAGAGGTCAAGCCCGCCGACATCCACAAAAACCTGCGCAAGATGGTGAAAGCCGGCCTCCCCGAAGACGCCGCACTCGCCGCCCTCACGACCGACACCGCCGGCCTGCTCGGGCTGTCGGACAACCTGGGGACGGTCGAGACCGGCAAAATCGCCAACCTGGTTGTGGCCAACGGACCCCTGTTCGCCGAAAAAACGGCGCTGCGGCTGGTGTTTGTGGATGGGAAGAAGTTTGAAGTCGAGGCAAAAAAGCCCGATTCCGCACGCAAGGACACCACCGCCGCCGGCGTGAACGCTATCGGTAGCTGGGAATTCGTAGCCGAGACGGCCGGCATGAGAGGCATCCTCACGTTCACCGGCTCACCCGACGCCATGGACGGCAACCTGGAAGCCGAAGGCCAAACACTCCGCCCCCTCCAGAACGTCGCGTTCACCGGCAACCAGCTTTCATTCGAGTTTTTCATCGAGGAAATGGGCGCCATCAAAGCCGCCCTCGTCATCGACGGCAACACCCTCGATGGAACCTTTACGACGGACGACGACAGCATCCTGGCGGTGACCGGCAGCCGCCGCCCGCGGAACTGACGCACCCTCCGCCAGACACCGACACGCATGAAACGCGCCCTTATTTTTCTCCTCGGCAGCCTCTTTCTTCTTGGCCACGCGATGGCACAGGAAACCGGCGACCTGCTCATCAAGAACGGAACGGTGCTGACCGTCACCAACGGCACGCTGCCGAACACGGATGTACTGATACGCGCCGGCACGATCACCCGTGTCGCCGCTGGCCTGAGTGCTCCCCGCGGTGTCCGGGTGGTGGACGCCACGGGGATGTTCGTCATGCCCGGCATCATCGACGCGCACTCGCACAACGCGCTCACTTCCATCAACGAAGGCTCGGCGCCGGTCACCTCGGAGGTGACGATGGAAGATGTCATCGACCCGTTTGATATCGGCATCTACCGTGCCCTCGCCGGCGGCGTCACCACCATTCACGCGATGCACGGATCGGCCAACGTCATCGGCGGGCAGTGCGAGACGCTCAAGCTACGCTACGGCCTCACGAATCCGGACCACCTCAAGATGGAGGGCGCACCCCGGACGATCAAGTTCGCGCTCGGCGAAAACCCGACCCGCAACCACGGCGGCTCGGGTATCCACCCCTCCACCCGCATGGGCGTCGAGATGGTCCTCCGCGAGGCCTTCGACCAGGCACAGCGCTATATCGTCGACTGGGACGCCTACGAGCGAGACCGCATCACCAACCTGCGCGCCATCCCGCCGGCGTATAACCAGCGCCTGGAAGTCATCGCCGACATCATCCGCGGCGACGTGCTCGTCCAGGCCCACTCCTACCGCGCCGACGAAATCGTCATGCTATTGAACGTACTGCGCGACAATGGCGTCAAGAAACTCAACCTCCAGCACGCCAACGAGGCCTTTAAGGTCGCGCCCGAACTGGCCGAGTTCGGCGCCACGGCGTCGGTCTTCGCCGACTGGTGGGCGTACAAGTTCGAGGTCTACTACTCCACCGCCTACAACGCCGCCATCCTTACCCGCAACGGCATCACGACGTCCATCAACTCGGACTCCGGCGAGCTCATCCGCCACCTCTACCACGAGGCGGCCAAGACGCAGCGCTACGGCGACCTGAGCGACGACGAAGCCCTGGCGCTTATCACCATCAACCCGGCCATCCAGCTGGGCATCGCGGATCGGGTGGGATCGATCGAGGTGGGAAAAGACGGCGATATCGCGCTGTTTAACGCCCACCCGCTGTCCGTCTACGCCGTGCCCCAGCTCACCATTGTCGACGGCACTGTCCGGTTCGATATCGAGAACGACCCGGATGACATGCGCCTCAC contains these protein-coding regions:
- a CDS encoding amidohydrolase family protein → MNCFLRLAAAALLLAFSATGARAQSPDLLPPVTRTYAIVNARIVQAPGRVIPRGTVLVRDGLITGVGAGVSVPFDAEVIPGDSLVVYAGFIDGLSNAGIPAPKPENTNTTAPDVSRSDPPDAAAGIQPERFAHAMIDPEDSSIAELRNAGFTAAHIVPYGNMLPGSGAVVLLDGTSAGRMVLASDVSMFFQFDGARRVYPATPMGVMAKFRQLYREAERRQHMETLYASSARGIARPAYDPVHYAFFPVIAGEKPVFIYADNALEIYRALRLQQALGFKIMIGGLYQAFDALDQLAAANVPLFLTLKLPNDVPDSGKKDSVLTTDSTPHSAGFNPNFRTTSYGEVAAETQNLAARQAIFRQQYIQTAADLHEAGLRFGFTTKEVKPADIHKNLRKMVKAGLPEDAALAALTTDTAGLLGLSDNLGTVETGKIANLVVANGPLFAEKTALRLVFVDGKKFEVEAKKPDSARKDTTAAGVNAIGSWEFVAETAGMRGILTFTGSPDAMDGNLEAEGQTLRPLQNVAFTGNQLSFEFFIEEMGAIKAALVIDGNTLDGTFTTDDDSILAVTGSRRPRN
- a CDS encoding amidohydrolase family protein encodes the protein MKRALIFLLGSLFLLGHAMAQETGDLLIKNGTVLTVTNGTLPNTDVLIRAGTITRVAAGLSAPRGVRVVDATGMFVMPGIIDAHSHNALTSINEGSAPVTSEVTMEDVIDPFDIGIYRALAGGVTTIHAMHGSANVIGGQCETLKLRYGLTNPDHLKMEGAPRTIKFALGENPTRNHGGSGIHPSTRMGVEMVLREAFDQAQRYIVDWDAYERDRITNLRAIPPAYNQRLEVIADIIRGDVLVQAHSYRADEIVMLLNVLRDNGVKKLNLQHANEAFKVAPELAEFGATASVFADWWAYKFEVYYSTAYNAAILTRNGITTSINSDSGELIRHLYHEAAKTQRYGDLSDDEALALITINPAIQLGIADRVGSIEVGKDGDIALFNAHPLSVYAVPQLTIVDGTVRFDIENDPDDMRLTIDPDEPLEQTILMDRRDHDVHAGDEIVDLYDFFSGDND